From Tautonia plasticadhaerens, the proteins below share one genomic window:
- a CDS encoding IS701 family transposase yields the protein MNRTYTPDLNPDVLDRLAAYAASFRADFNRPRQAAWCGVYLRGLVQDGDRKSVEPMAARVPLSEGLDVADPDQALQQFLGQSTWDEQAVLSRYRATMAAKFADPAGIFVIDDTTFPKQGTHSVGVQRQYCGALGKKANCQCAVSVHYVAPRGHYPLNMRLYLPEGWLADPKRLDKAKVPEAERRSLTKGQIALELLDRIRAEGLPGGLVVADSGYGVSGPFRDGLAERGLHYVVGVTDEMLVFTEEPRWDEPKAGTGGRPQKRRRLAEGSPRPVGLKELAARTPRRKVTWREGTKGPMWGRFAWLRVWPGQGWATGDCAGAEPIWLLIEEQADGKLKYAFSNLPADTSRIRAVRLWRSRWPVELGYQQMKEELGLDHHEGRSWRGFHHHACLVMLAFGFLTLERRRARRGRSRPGKKGEAERR from the coding sequence ATGAACCGGACCTACACCCCCGACTTAAACCCCGACGTCCTCGACCGCCTCGCCGCGTATGCCGCCTCCTTCCGCGCCGACTTCAACCGGCCCCGCCAGGCCGCCTGGTGCGGCGTCTACCTCCGCGGCCTGGTCCAGGACGGGGACCGCAAGAGCGTCGAGCCGATGGCCGCCCGCGTCCCCCTGTCGGAGGGGCTCGACGTCGCCGACCCCGACCAGGCCCTGCAGCAGTTCCTCGGCCAGAGCACCTGGGACGAGCAAGCGGTCCTGAGCCGCTACCGGGCCACGATGGCGGCGAAGTTCGCCGACCCGGCCGGCATCTTCGTGATCGATGACACCACCTTCCCCAAGCAGGGCACGCACTCCGTCGGCGTGCAGCGGCAGTACTGCGGCGCCCTGGGCAAGAAGGCCAACTGCCAGTGCGCCGTCAGCGTCCACTACGTCGCCCCGAGGGGGCACTACCCGCTGAACATGCGGCTCTACCTCCCGGAGGGCTGGCTGGCCGACCCGAAGCGACTGGATAAGGCCAAGGTGCCCGAGGCCGAGCGGCGGTCGCTGACCAAGGGTCAGATCGCCCTGGAGTTGCTCGACCGCATCCGCGCCGAAGGGCTGCCGGGCGGGCTCGTCGTGGCCGACAGCGGCTACGGCGTCTCGGGCCCGTTCCGCGACGGCCTGGCCGAGCGGGGCCTGCACTACGTCGTCGGCGTGACCGACGAGATGCTGGTCTTCACCGAGGAGCCGAGGTGGGACGAGCCCAAGGCCGGGACGGGCGGGCGGCCGCAGAAGCGGCGTCGCCTGGCCGAGGGCTCGCCCCGGCCGGTGGGCCTGAAGGAGCTGGCGGCGCGGACGCCGCGCCGGAAGGTGACGTGGCGGGAGGGGACCAAGGGCCCGATGTGGGGCCGATTCGCCTGGCTGCGCGTTTGGCCGGGCCAGGGATGGGCGACAGGCGATTGCGCCGGGGCGGAGCCGATCTGGCTGCTGATCGAGGAGCAGGCCGACGGCAAGCTGAAGTACGCCTTCAGCAACCTCCCGGCCGATACCAGCCGGATCCGCGCGGTGCGCCTGTGGCGGAGTCGCTGGCCGGTGGAGCTCGGGTACCAGCAGATGAAGGAGGAACTGGGGCTGGACCACCACGAGGGCCGCTCGTGGCGGGGCTTCCACCATCACGCCTGCCTGGTGATGTTGGCCTTCGGGTTCCTCACCCTGGAGCGACGCCGAGCCCGTCGGGGGCGATCCCGGCCGGGCAAAAAGGGGGAGGCCGAGCGCCGGTGA
- a CDS encoding HNH endonuclease produces the protein MAYWWVSQNQTYRHERDGGFLWAPNQTEAGLTPFHWATMDEVRPGDLIFSYVGGRIVAVAVAKTAAYDSPRPGGMGEGLWEDAGRRVDVEYRDLSEPPTIAEVVAELQPLMPERYAPLNRFGTGNQGYLFSLPPRAGRLLLDRVDDTNAASATDAIEEGIERAVADTTERRALVLSRVGQGQFRDSLMSVWGGRCAVTGLDLPVLLRASHIKPWRDSDNRERLDAYNGLLLSPS, from the coding sequence ATGGCCTACTGGTGGGTCAGCCAGAACCAGACGTACCGGCACGAACGAGACGGCGGCTTCCTCTGGGCACCGAATCAGACCGAGGCCGGGCTGACGCCCTTCCATTGGGCGACGATGGACGAGGTCCGGCCCGGCGACCTGATCTTCTCCTACGTCGGCGGGCGGATCGTCGCGGTGGCCGTGGCGAAGACCGCCGCCTACGACAGTCCAAGGCCCGGCGGCATGGGCGAGGGGCTGTGGGAGGACGCGGGCAGGCGGGTCGATGTCGAGTACCGCGACCTCTCCGAGCCGCCCACCATCGCGGAGGTCGTCGCCGAGTTGCAGCCGCTCATGCCCGAGCGATACGCCCCGCTCAACAGGTTCGGCACGGGCAATCAAGGCTATCTCTTCAGCCTGCCTCCCCGGGCCGGACGCCTCCTCCTCGATCGCGTCGATGACACGAATGCCGCGTCGGCTACGGATGCGATCGAGGAGGGGATCGAGAGGGCGGTCGCGGATACGACCGAGCGGCGTGCCCTCGTCCTGAGCCGAGTTGGTCAGGGACAGTTCCGCGACAGCCTGATGAGTGTCTGGGGCGGGCGGTGTGCCGTCACCGGTCTCGATCTGCCCGTCCTGCTACGGGCGTCGCACATCAAGCCCTGGCGAGACTCGGATAATCGGGAGCGACTCGACGCGTACAACGGGCTGTTGCTGTCCCCGTCTTAG